A stretch of DNA from Rhodothermales bacterium:
CTCCCGCCCCCGAATCGTCGTTTTTCGTGCCCATGCGTCGCTACGTCGTCGTCCTCGCTGCCCTCGTGCTGGCCTCCGGGCTCGCGGGGTGCGGCCGTCTTCTCGGGCAGCGCTACGACAACTTCACCGCGTACTACAACACGTATTACAACGCGAAGCGCGAGTTCTCCCGCGAAGAGGAGCAGCTGCTAGAAGCGGAGACGCCCGTCGACCAGGACCGCTACCTCACGATCTTCGTCGAGCCCGACGAGCAGGCCGGCGGCGGACGTGCGGGCGGCTTCGCGAAAGCCATCGAGAAAGGGGCCGACCTCCTGCGCGAGCACCCGGACTCGAAATGGGTCGACGACGCGCTCCTGCTGATCGGGAAGGCCTATTTCTACCAAGCCAACTTCAGCGGAGCGGAGCAGAAGTTCCGCGAGGTGATCGACCTCGAAGAGGACCGGCTCGAAGACGAGGCGCGGCTCTGGCTCGGCCGCACGCTGACGGCCGTCGAGCGCTACGAGGACGCCGCGCTCGCCCTCCGCGAAGGGCTCGACCGGGAAGGAGTTCGGGACGAGTGGGCCGATCAAATGAGGCTCGCCCTCGCCGAGATCGACGTGCGCGAGGGGGAGTGGGACGCGGCCATTGAGTCGCTGCGTGCCGGGCTCGACGGCGTCCGCGACGATGCCCTCGCGGCGCGGGCAGCGTTCCTCCTCGGGCAGGTGTACGAGGCGACGGATCAATCCACCGAGGCAGCGGCGGCGTACGGCCGCGTGCTTGACTACGGCCCGCGCTACCAACTCGCCTACGCGGCGCAGCGCGCGCGCGCGCTCACGCTCGGTTTAAGCGGCGAGGGCGACCGCGCGCTCGAACAGCTCGGCCGGATGCGGCGCGACGACAAGAACCTCGAGAACCTCGCCGAGATCGAGCTGACGCGGGCCCGTGTGCTCGCGGCGGTCGGGCGGCCGGACGAGGCGCGCGACCTCATCCGCCGCCTGCTCTACGACGAGGACCCCACGCTCCGCATCGGCAACATCCGGGGCCGCGTGCACTACCGGCTCGCCGAAGTCTACCGCGACGGGCTCCGCGACTACGTCCGCGCCGCCGCCCACTACGACACGGCCGCCACGGCGATTCGGCAGGGCACCCTCCTCGACGAGCGTATGACGGCGCAGGCTATTGCCGACGCGCCGGCGCGGGCGGAGTCGTTCGGGAGCTATGCCCGCGTCGCGGCCGAGATCGCCGAGATGGACTCGCTCCTCTACCTCGGCGGGCTCGACGACGACGCCTTCGCCGAGGCGATCGAGCAGATCCGCGCGCAGCGGAGGCGGGAAGCGCGCGACCTCGAACGGGACCTCGAGCGCCGTCGCTCCGAGCAGGGCTTCCAGGGCGGCCCCGGCCTCGAAGGCTTCGACGATGCCCCGCGCGCCCCGACGACGCCGACGACGGGCGCGGGAGCGAGCGGCGGATTCCTCAACTTCCGCAACCCGGCGCAGGTGCAGGAGGAACTCGTCGCGTTTCAGGCCCGCTGGGGCGACCGTCCGCTCGCCGTGAACTGGCGGCGCGCGGCAGCGATCGGCGGCGCCACGCTCGTGCAGGAAGGGGTAGCGGAGACGCTCAGCGGCTTGCCGCAGGTCCAGACCACGGACCTCACGCGCGACGAGTTCGTCGACGTCTCGGCGATCCCGCGTGACCCGTTCACCCAACTGCGGATGCGAGCCAGCCGCGCCGCCGCGCGCTACGAGCTGGGCAACGTGCTCTTCCTCTCGCTCAGCGAGCCGGACTCGGCCTCCGTGCTCTACCGCAGCGTGATCGAGGAGGAGCCGGACTCGCCCGTCGCGCAGCGCGCCTACTTCGCGCTCGCCGAAGCGCAGCGCGCCCTCGGCAACGAGGTAGAAGCGGAGCGGCTCTATTACGACGTGATCGAGCGGTACCCCGAATCGCGTTTCGCCGAGCAGGCCCGCGCGCAACTCGGCCTCGCGCCGGTGGACCGCATCGTGGCCGCCGACTCGGTCGGGCTCGCCGAGGCCGCGTACGAGGAGGCCCGCGAGCGTTGGGATTCGGGGGCCTACGCCGAGGCCCTCAGCGAGATGCTGGCGCTCAGCGAGCAGTACCCGACCACGCCCGCCGCTGCGCGGGCACGCCTCGCCGCCGGCGCGCTCTACACCGAGTGGGCGGCGGGCGACGAAGAAGTCCTCCTCGCCCCCGAGCCCGTCGTCCTCGCGCAGCCCGACTTCGTGCCGGGCGAACGGCCGCCTGTAACGGCGGAGGCTGACGAGACCGCTGCCGATCCGGTGCCGCTGCCGTCGCCCGGACGGACAGCAACGATCTTCACGTGGGTCGTCGGGTCGGAGCGCGATTCCGTCGCCGCGGCGCAGAAAGCACTGGACTACCGGGAGCGCGGGTTCGATGCGCGGCTCTCGCGTGCCGAGGTGGCCGGGCGGACGAGCTATCGCGTGACGATCGGGCAGTTCCCG
This window harbors:
- a CDS encoding SPOR domain-containing protein — protein: MRRYVVVLAALVLASGLAGCGRLLGQRYDNFTAYYNTYYNAKREFSREEEQLLEAETPVDQDRYLTIFVEPDEQAGGGRAGGFAKAIEKGADLLREHPDSKWVDDALLLIGKAYFYQANFSGAEQKFREVIDLEEDRLEDEARLWLGRTLTAVERYEDAALALREGLDREGVRDEWADQMRLALAEIDVREGEWDAAIESLRAGLDGVRDDALAARAAFLLGQVYEATDQSTEAAAAYGRVLDYGPRYQLAYAAQRARALTLGLSGEGDRALEQLGRMRRDDKNLENLAEIELTRARVLAAVGRPDEARDLIRRLLYDEDPTLRIGNIRGRVHYRLAEVYRDGLRDYVRAAAHYDTAATAIRQGTLLDERMTAQAIADAPARAESFGSYARVAAEIAEMDSLLYLGGLDDDAFAEAIEQIRAQRRREARDLERDLERRRSEQGFQGGPGLEGFDDAPRAPTTPTTGAGASGGFLNFRNPAQVQEELVAFQARWGDRPLAVNWRRAAAIGGATLVQEGVAETLSGLPQVQTTDLTRDEFVDVSAIPRDPFTQLRMRASRAAARYELGNVLFLSLSEPDSASVLYRSVIEEEPDSPVAQRAYFALAEAQRALGNEVEAERLYYDVIERYPESRFAEQARAQLGLAPVDRIVAADSVGLAEAAYEEARERWDSGAYAEALSEMLALSEQYPTTPAAARARLAAGALYTEWAAGDEEVLLAPEPVVLAQPDFVPGERPPVTAEADETAADPVPLPSPGRTATIFTWVVGSERDSVAAAQKALDYRERGFDARLSRAEVAGRTSYRVTIGQFPGRGEALASRSVLPDDVPPDAWVLALTIDADEPAAAPVAAPTPADPPVAETAEGEITALPISPAPTDSTVAFPDSVMAVADSAQVAAGAAPAESPWLTELYASIETDFPGTPFAERARVLRGALDSLLPDPVADGSGATDSTTVADASVDDQLLRGEEPIELLKGTYTWSVLASPERDDAEVLMAYLVDEGYRTALYTEQKATGPVYHVVVGQFATSAEAEALRAAVATIPATETYQLLPLQLTNALEQPQ